Proteins from a genomic interval of Lysobacter stagni:
- the grxC gene encoding glutaredoxin 3 — protein sequence MPASRAHIRPQPHPRVHTQEFRLSSTASTPVADTAAKGPEIVIYTTAICPYCVAAKNFLKSKGREWTEVRIDLEPAEREKMVARARRTSVPQIFIGDTHVGGYDDMIALHRSGGLEPLLAG from the coding sequence ATGCCTGCGTCGCGAGCCCATATTCGACCACAGCCGCATCCGCGAGTTCACACGCAGGAGTTCCGCTTGAGCAGTACCGCTTCCACCCCCGTCGCCGACACCGCCGCCAAGGGCCCCGAGATCGTCATCTATACCACCGCGATCTGCCCGTATTGCGTCGCCGCCAAGAACTTCCTGAAGAGTAAAGGGCGCGAGTGGACCGAGGTCCGCATCGACCTGGAGCCGGCAGAGCGCGAAAAGATGGTCGCCCGCGCACGGCGCACCAGCGTCCCGCAGATCTTCATCGGCGATACCCACGTGGGCGGGTACGACGACATGATCGCGCTGCATCGCTCCGGCGGGCTGGAACCGCTGCTGGCGGGCTGA
- a CDS encoding Na+/H+ antiporter NhaC family protein: MNQTVRPSALALTPLLVFLGLFFGAGLYFTSHGEAMGFYQLRAPVAILPALALAAFIAWRRGLKPLETLLSGMGDHNVVLMCLIFLLAGGFVEVSKAIGAVDAIVALGIGHVHPALLLPGLFVVAGFISLSLGTSMGTIAAVAPIALGVSDASGLDRALVLGAVIGGATFGDNLSVISDTAIVASRTQGCTMREKFRENLKFALPAALITVVALGFIGETAPVQNLDPVSPWLIVPYIIVLGLALAGVDVIIVLGLGLVIAGLFGAFFTDEFGVAAYATHIWEGFESMVEITLLSLLVGGLGALMKATGGLAWLATVIGRFARGHRSRRAGEISIATLSATTDVFTANNTVAILISGGLARDIAQQHGVPPARAASVLDIFACVTQGVLPYGAQILLAASLGSVSPIALAGSVYYSWVLGAITLVAMLWPSRKPEPVHSDAAP; this comes from the coding sequence ATGAACCAAACGGTCCGGCCGAGCGCCCTGGCGCTGACGCCACTGCTGGTGTTTCTGGGCCTGTTCTTCGGCGCCGGCCTGTATTTCACCAGCCACGGCGAGGCCATGGGCTTCTACCAGCTGCGCGCGCCGGTGGCGATCCTGCCGGCGCTGGCGCTGGCGGCGTTCATCGCCTGGCGTCGCGGCCTGAAGCCGCTGGAAACGCTGCTGTCGGGCATGGGCGACCACAACGTCGTGCTGATGTGCCTGATCTTCCTGCTGGCCGGTGGCTTCGTGGAGGTGTCCAAGGCCATCGGCGCGGTGGACGCCATCGTCGCGCTGGGCATCGGTCACGTGCATCCGGCGTTGCTGCTGCCGGGCCTGTTCGTCGTCGCCGGGTTCATCTCGTTGTCGCTGGGCACCTCGATGGGCACCATCGCCGCGGTCGCGCCGATCGCGCTGGGCGTGTCGGATGCCTCCGGGCTGGATCGCGCGCTGGTGCTGGGCGCCGTGATCGGCGGCGCCACCTTCGGCGACAACCTGTCGGTGATCTCCGACACCGCCATCGTCGCCAGCCGTACGCAGGGCTGCACGATGCGCGAGAAATTCCGCGAGAACCTCAAGTTCGCGCTGCCCGCCGCGCTGATCACGGTGGTCGCGCTGGGCTTCATCGGCGAGACCGCGCCGGTTCAGAACCTGGATCCGGTGTCGCCCTGGCTGATCGTGCCGTACATCATCGTCCTCGGCTTGGCGTTGGCGGGCGTCGACGTCATCATCGTGCTCGGCCTGGGTCTGGTGATCGCCGGACTGTTCGGCGCGTTCTTCACCGACGAGTTCGGCGTGGCCGCTTACGCGACCCACATCTGGGAAGGCTTCGAGAGCATGGTGGAAATCACCCTGCTGTCGCTGCTGGTCGGCGGCCTGGGCGCGCTGATGAAAGCCACCGGCGGCCTTGCGTGGCTGGCCACGGTAATCGGGCGTTTTGCACGCGGGCACCGCAGCCGCCGCGCGGGAGAAATCAGCATCGCCACGCTGTCGGCGACCACGGACGTCTTCACCGCGAACAACACCGTGGCCATCCTCATCAGCGGCGGCCTGGCGCGCGACATCGCGCAGCAGCACGGCGTTCCTCCGGCGCGTGCGGCCAGCGTGCTCGACATTTTCGCGTGCGTGACCCAGGGCGTGCTGCCGTACGGCGCGCAGATCCTGCTGGCGGCATCGCTGGGTTCGGTGTCGCCGATCGCGCTTGCCGGCAGCGTGTATTACAGCTGGGTGCTCGGCGCCATCACGCTGGTCGCGATGTTGTGGCCCTCCCGCAAGCCCGAACCGGTGCATTCCGACGCGGCCCCCTGA
- a CDS encoding carboxymuconolactone decarboxylase family protein: protein MSTENDRVAEFTAFRKRMNERILAEPNQVVRRFFALDTQTYQAGALDVKTKELLGLVASMVLRCDDCISYHVAQCKEAGVNRDEMFEAFSVGLVVGGSIVIPHLRRAVDFLDRLEQGEATAPDGHDHG from the coding sequence ATGAGCACCGAAAACGACCGCGTCGCCGAATTCACCGCCTTCCGCAAGCGCATGAACGAACGCATCCTGGCCGAGCCCAACCAGGTCGTGCGCCGTTTCTTCGCGCTGGACACGCAGACCTACCAGGCCGGCGCGCTGGACGTGAAGACCAAGGAACTGCTGGGCCTGGTGGCTTCCATGGTGCTTCGTTGCGACGACTGCATCAGCTACCACGTCGCCCAGTGCAAGGAAGCGGGCGTGAACCGCGACGAGATGTTCGAGGCGTTCTCGGTCGGGCTGGTCGTCGGCGGCTCGATCGTGATCCCCCACCTGCGCCGTGCGGTCGATTTCCTGGACCGTCTGGAGCAGGGCGAGGCGACCGCTCCGGACGGCCACGACCACGGCTGA
- the phoB gene encoding phosphate regulon transcriptional regulator PhoB, with product MQKRILIVEDEPAIRDMVSFALRKGEYEPVHAGDAREAQAAIADRVPDLILLDWMLPGTSGLELARRWRKDQLTREIPIIMLTARGEENDRVGGLEAGVDDYVVKPFSARELLARIRAVLRRSREDDEDGSVAVGPLRIDGAAHRVFAHVAEGDQPVQIGPTEYRLLHFFMTHPERVYTRTQLLDHVWGGSVYVEERTVDVHIRRLRKTLEPHQLDGMVQTVRGAGYRFSASVEA from the coding sequence GTGCAGAAGCGCATCCTGATCGTCGAAGACGAACCCGCCATCCGTGACATGGTGTCCTTTGCGCTGCGCAAGGGCGAATACGAGCCGGTGCATGCCGGCGACGCACGCGAGGCGCAGGCCGCCATCGCCGACCGTGTGCCCGACCTGATCCTCCTGGACTGGATGCTGCCCGGCACCAGCGGCCTGGAGCTCGCCCGCCGCTGGCGCAAGGACCAGCTCACCCGCGAGATCCCGATCATCATGCTCACCGCCCGCGGTGAGGAAAACGACCGTGTCGGCGGCCTGGAAGCCGGCGTGGACGACTACGTGGTCAAGCCCTTCTCCGCACGCGAACTGCTGGCCCGCATCCGCGCGGTGCTGCGCCGCTCGCGCGAGGACGACGAGGACGGCAGCGTCGCGGTCGGTCCCTTGCGCATCGACGGCGCGGCGCACCGCGTGTTCGCCCACGTCGCCGAGGGCGACCAGCCGGTGCAGATCGGCCCCACCGAATACCGCCTGCTGCACTTCTTCATGACCCACCCCGAGCGCGTCTATACACGCACGCAGCTGCTCGATCACGTATGGGGCGGCAGCGTCTACGTGGAGGAGCGCACGGTCGACGTGCACATCCGCCGCCTGCGCAAGACGCTGGAGCCGCATCAGCTCGACGGCATGGTGCAGACCGTGCGCGGCGCCGGTTACCGCTTCTCCGCGTCGGTGGAGGCGTGA
- a CDS encoding Bax inhibitor-1/YccA family protein yields MIGRSGNPALKESTFLDLASGTVVRRDGDAMTLNGTVNKTGALLLLCVITAAFAWSQVQFTESGAVGAGPYIWGGIIGGLVFAMVTIFKKEWAPVTAPMYALTEGFFLGAISAIFEHRFPGIVMQAVMLTFGTLFALLFAYRSGLIKATENFKLGVVAATGGIALVYLVTIALSFFGVRVPYIHESGLIGIGFSLFVVVIAALNLVLDFDFIESGVEQNAPKYMEWYAAFGLMVTLVWLYIEFLRLLSKLQSRN; encoded by the coding sequence ATGATCGGACGCAGCGGCAATCCCGCGTTGAAGGAAAGCACGTTTCTGGACCTGGCCAGCGGCACGGTGGTCCGCCGCGACGGCGACGCGATGACGCTGAACGGAACGGTCAACAAGACCGGCGCGCTGCTGCTGCTGTGCGTGATCACGGCGGCCTTCGCCTGGAGCCAGGTGCAGTTCACCGAATCCGGTGCGGTCGGCGCCGGCCCGTACATCTGGGGCGGGATCATCGGCGGCCTCGTGTTCGCCATGGTGACGATCTTCAAGAAGGAATGGGCCCCGGTGACGGCGCCGATGTACGCGCTGACCGAGGGCTTCTTCCTCGGCGCGATCTCGGCGATCTTCGAACACCGCTTCCCGGGCATCGTGATGCAGGCGGTGATGCTGACCTTCGGCACCCTGTTCGCCCTGCTCTTCGCCTACCGTTCGGGGCTGATCAAGGCCACGGAGAACTTCAAGCTCGGCGTGGTCGCCGCGACCGGCGGCATCGCCCTGGTCTACCTGGTGACGATCGCGCTCAGCTTCTTCGGCGTGCGCGTACCGTACATCCACGAGTCCGGCCTGATCGGCATCGGTTTCAGCCTGTTCGTGGTGGTGATTGCGGCACTGAACCTGGTGCTCGATTTCGACTTCATCGAAAGCGGCGTCGAGCAGAATGCGCCCAAGTACATGGAGTGGTATGCGGCGTTCGGCCTGATGGTCACGCTGGTGTGGCTGTACATCGAATTCCTGCGCCTGCTCTCGAAGCTGCAATCGCGCAACTGA
- a CDS encoding isocitrate dehydrogenase, translating into MTQTITVIRGDGIGPEIMDATLHVLDSMNLGLQYEFADAGLVALEKHGELLPQATLDSIRKNRIALKSPLTTPVGEGFSSINVELRKRFDLYANVRPAKSFPNTKSRFADGVDLITVRENTEGAYIGEGQSLSEDGETALLTQKVTRRGSERIVRYAFELARRTGRKKVTVVHKANILKSTSGLFLKTARAVATEYPDIECNEMIVDNTCMQLVMRPEQFDIIVTTNLFGDIISDLCAGLVGGLGLAPGANIGTDAAIFEAVHGTAPDIAGQGKANPCALLLGAAQMLDHLGLPEKATKLREAIIATLEAKDSLTPDLGGTGNTLSFAKAIASRI; encoded by the coding sequence ATGACGCAGACGATTACGGTCATCCGTGGCGACGGTATCGGCCCGGAAATCATGGATGCCACCTTGCACGTGCTGGACTCGATGAACCTCGGGTTGCAGTACGAATTCGCCGATGCCGGCCTGGTCGCCCTGGAAAAGCACGGTGAACTGCTGCCGCAGGCCACGCTGGATTCCATCCGCAAGAACCGCATCGCGCTGAAGTCGCCGCTGACCACGCCGGTGGGCGAGGGCTTCTCCTCGATCAACGTCGAACTGCGCAAGCGCTTCGACCTGTACGCCAACGTGCGTCCGGCCAAGTCGTTCCCGAACACCAAGTCGCGCTTCGCCGACGGCGTGGACCTGATCACCGTGCGCGAGAACACCGAAGGCGCGTACATCGGTGAAGGCCAGTCCCTCTCGGAAGACGGCGAAACCGCGCTTTTGACGCAGAAGGTGACCCGTCGCGGCTCCGAGCGCATCGTGCGCTATGCCTTCGAGCTGGCCCGCCGCACCGGCCGCAAGAAGGTCACGGTCGTGCACAAGGCCAACATCCTCAAGTCGACCTCGGGCCTGTTCCTCAAGACCGCGCGTGCGGTGGCGACGGAATATCCGGACATCGAGTGCAACGAGATGATCGTGGACAACACCTGCATGCAGCTGGTGATGCGTCCGGAGCAGTTCGACATCATCGTCACCACCAACCTGTTCGGCGACATCATCTCCGACCTGTGCGCCGGCCTCGTCGGCGGCCTGGGCCTGGCGCCGGGCGCGAACATCGGCACCGATGCGGCGATCTTCGAAGCCGTGCACGGCACCGCGCCGGACATCGCCGGCCAGGGCAAGGCCAATCCGTGCGCGCTGCTGCTGGGCGCGGCGCAGATGCTCGACCACCTGGGCCTGCCGGAAAAGGCGACGAAGCTGCGCGAGGCGATCATCGCCACGCTCGAAGCCAAGGACTCGCTGACGCCGGATCTGGGCGGCACGGGCAATACGCTGTCGTTCGCCAAGGCGATCGCCAGCCGTATCTGA
- the ppk1 gene encoding polyphosphate kinase 1 → MNAAIVDATLESDPLRDSSLYFNRELSQLDFNFRVLAQALDPQVPLLERLRYLCISCTNLDEFFEIRAGTLRHAQDLGVPPGPDGLSPATVLSRIHDRAAQLVQAQYDCWNNVVRPALAEAGVRVMHRDGWSEQQTQWLREYFRDEIMPVLSPLGLDVAHPFPKILNKSLNIVVVLKGKDAFGREGHLAIVRAPRSLPRIIQVPEEVSGGQHDFVFLSAVLSAFVDELFPGMQVKGAYQFRVTRNSELIVDEDEVENLALALRDELVGRGYLRAVRLEIAEQCPDDIVRTLLENFDLTENAVYRINGPVNLNRVTQVYDLVQRPDLKFPPFQPHLLSSMEGMFEKVSEGDVLLHHPFDSFAPVLELLKQAAEDPNVLAIKQTLYRTGKDSSIVDSLVQAARNGKDVTVVVELRARFDEEANLGLADRLQDAGVQVVYGVVGYKTHAKMMLIVRREGRKLRRYVHLGTGNYHSGTARLYTDFGLFTADPDIGNDVHLIFQQLSGLAPTIKLKRLLQSPFTLHAGVLKRIDRETRHAKAGKPARIIAKMNALNEPQVVRALYLASQAGVQIDLIVRGACTLRPGLPGISENIRVRSIVGRFLEHHRVYWFANDGSPDLFCSSADWLERNLLRRIETGFPVLAPELAARVYEEALSNYLADNCSAWTLLPDGDYERVTPAEGAAPHSAQSSLLAKICG, encoded by the coding sequence ATGAACGCCGCCATCGTCGACGCGACGCTCGAATCCGATCCGCTGCGCGACAGCAGTCTGTACTTCAATCGCGAACTGTCGCAGCTGGACTTCAACTTCCGCGTGCTGGCGCAAGCACTGGACCCGCAGGTTCCGTTGCTGGAGCGACTGCGTTACCTGTGCATCTCCTGCACCAACCTGGATGAATTCTTCGAGATCCGCGCCGGTACGCTGCGCCATGCGCAGGACCTGGGCGTGCCGCCGGGGCCCGATGGGCTTTCACCGGCGACCGTGCTCTCGCGCATCCACGACCGCGCCGCACAGCTGGTGCAGGCGCAGTACGACTGCTGGAACAACGTGGTGCGCCCGGCGCTGGCCGAAGCCGGCGTGCGCGTGATGCACCGCGACGGCTGGAGCGAACAGCAGACGCAGTGGCTGCGCGAATACTTCCGCGACGAGATCATGCCGGTGCTGTCGCCGCTGGGCCTGGACGTGGCGCATCCGTTCCCGAAGATCCTCAACAAGTCGCTGAACATCGTCGTCGTGCTCAAGGGCAAGGATGCGTTCGGCCGCGAGGGGCACCTGGCCATCGTGCGCGCGCCGCGCTCACTGCCGCGCATCATCCAGGTCCCGGAAGAAGTGTCCGGCGGCCAGCACGATTTCGTGTTCCTGTCGGCCGTGCTGTCGGCCTTCGTCGACGAGCTGTTCCCGGGCATGCAGGTCAAGGGCGCCTACCAGTTCCGCGTGACCCGCAACTCGGAACTGATCGTCGACGAGGACGAGGTCGAGAACCTGGCACTCGCGCTGCGCGATGAACTGGTCGGCCGTGGTTACCTGCGTGCGGTGCGGCTGGAGATCGCCGAGCAGTGCCCCGACGACATCGTGCGCACGCTGCTGGAGAACTTCGACCTCACCGAGAACGCGGTGTACCGGATCAACGGCCCGGTCAACCTCAACCGCGTCACCCAGGTCTACGACCTGGTGCAGCGGCCGGACCTGAAATTCCCGCCGTTCCAGCCTCACCTGCTGTCGAGCATGGAAGGCATGTTCGAGAAGGTGTCCGAAGGCGACGTGCTGCTGCACCATCCCTTCGATTCGTTCGCGCCGGTGCTGGAGCTGCTCAAGCAGGCGGCCGAAGATCCCAACGTGCTGGCCATCAAGCAGACGCTGTACCGCACGGGCAAGGACTCATCGATCGTCGACTCGCTGGTGCAGGCCGCGCGCAACGGCAAGGACGTCACCGTGGTGGTCGAACTGCGCGCGCGCTTCGACGAGGAAGCCAACCTGGGCCTGGCCGATCGCCTGCAGGACGCCGGCGTGCAGGTGGTGTACGGCGTGGTCGGCTACAAGACGCACGCCAAGATGATGCTCATCGTGCGCCGCGAAGGCCGCAAGCTGCGCCGCTACGTGCACCTGGGCACCGGCAACTACCACAGCGGCACCGCGCGCCTGTACACCGACTTTGGCCTGTTCACCGCCGACCCGGACATCGGCAACGACGTGCACCTGATCTTCCAGCAGCTCTCCGGGCTGGCGCCGACGATCAAGCTCAAGCGCCTGCTGCAGTCGCCCTTCACCCTGCATGCCGGCGTGCTCAAGCGCATCGATCGCGAGACCAGGCACGCCAAGGCCGGCAAGCCGGCGCGCATCATCGCCAAGATGAACGCACTGAACGAACCGCAGGTGGTGCGTGCGCTGTACCTGGCCTCGCAGGCAGGCGTGCAGATCGACCTCATCGTGCGTGGCGCGTGCACGCTGCGACCGGGCCTGCCGGGCATCTCGGAGAACATCCGCGTGCGCTCGATCGTCGGACGCTTCCTGGAGCACCACCGCGTCTACTGGTTCGCCAACGACGGCTCGCCCGACCTGTTCTGCTCCAGCGCCGACTGGCTGGAACGCAACCTGCTGCGGCGCATCGAGACCGGCTTCCCGGTCCTCGCGCCCGAGCTGGCAGCCCGCGTGTACGAGGAGGCGCTGTCGAACTACCTGGCCGACAACTGCAGTGCATGGACGCTGTTGCCGGATGGCGACTACGAGCGGGTGACCCCTGCCGAGGGCGCCGCGCCGCACTCGGCCCAGTCCTCGCTGCTGGCCAAGATCTGCGGCTGA
- a CDS encoding M48 family metalloprotease produces MRRIALLTAALTLAVASVCAPAQEANLPDIGSSAGELLTPRQQEEYGAMMLAQLRHYDYLLEDPLIDSWLDTLGTRLAANSDRPRQPFTFFMLRERQINAFATLGGYIGVNSGLILAADREDEVAGVLSHEIAHVTQQHVLRGAERAQRDQLPILLAMLGAIVAAQAAGGNSSDDAAQAAMAGAMGLMQQRQIDYTRSNESEADRLGIQTLARSDYDPEAMADFFTIMQARSRSNGANYWGESPDWLMTHPVTITRITEAKERAARIRRERGTSEVCVRDPDGPAQCNKESAPRPQFPSEGTVNPLLPPGLTANLAGAASGAGGTGRFDYARERLRVLSANTPADAIREYERMGDESKRSDAQRYGLAFARLKASQAPAAATELNTLLQRHPGDTWLTLALAEAEAKSGRAASADARFESLLRQTPTNRAVVLTYADVLAERNTAEAGKRAQAILRPLLGSSANDAIFQRLFARTCEIAGDPVRAGEAYAEAAYLNGRPEQALVQLNTLKRRADLDYYARARIEARIAAITPTVLELKRQGVRDEELGRR; encoded by the coding sequence TTGCGTCGCATCGCCCTGCTCACCGCTGCCCTCACCCTCGCTGTCGCCAGCGTCTGCGCGCCGGCGCAGGAAGCCAACCTGCCCGACATCGGTTCGTCGGCCGGTGAACTGCTGACGCCGCGCCAGCAGGAGGAATACGGCGCGATGATGCTGGCGCAGCTGCGCCATTACGACTACCTCTTAGAAGACCCGCTGATCGACAGCTGGCTCGACACCCTGGGCACGCGTCTGGCCGCGAACAGCGACCGGCCACGCCAGCCCTTCACCTTCTTCATGCTGCGCGAGCGCCAGATCAACGCGTTCGCCACCCTGGGCGGCTACATCGGCGTGAACTCCGGCCTGATCCTGGCGGCCGATCGCGAGGATGAAGTCGCGGGCGTCCTGTCGCACGAAATCGCGCACGTCACGCAGCAGCACGTGCTGCGCGGCGCCGAGCGCGCCCAGCGCGACCAGTTGCCGATCCTGCTGGCGATGCTGGGCGCGATCGTCGCGGCGCAGGCCGCCGGCGGCAATTCCTCCGACGATGCCGCGCAGGCGGCCATGGCCGGCGCGATGGGCCTGATGCAGCAGCGCCAGATCGACTACACGCGCTCCAACGAATCCGAGGCCGACCGCCTGGGCATCCAGACGCTGGCACGCAGCGATTACGACCCGGAGGCGATGGCCGACTTCTTCACCATCATGCAGGCGCGCTCGCGCAGCAACGGCGCCAACTACTGGGGCGAATCGCCGGACTGGCTGATGACGCACCCGGTCACCATCACCCGCATCACCGAGGCCAAGGAGCGCGCGGCACGCATCCGCCGCGAGCGTGGCACCAGCGAGGTGTGCGTGCGCGATCCGGACGGCCCGGCCCAGTGCAACAAGGAAAGCGCCCCGCGCCCGCAGTTCCCCAGCGAGGGCACGGTCAACCCGCTGTTGCCGCCCGGCCTGACCGCCAACCTCGCCGGCGCCGCCTCGGGTGCCGGCGGCACCGGGCGCTTCGACTACGCCCGCGAACGCCTGCGCGTACTCAGCGCGAACACCCCCGCCGACGCCATCCGCGAGTACGAGCGCATGGGCGACGAGAGCAAGCGCAGCGACGCCCAGCGCTACGGCCTGGCCTTCGCGCGCCTGAAAGCCAGCCAGGCCCCGGCGGCCGCCACCGAACTCAACACGCTGCTGCAGCGCCACCCCGGCGACACCTGGCTCACCCTGGCCCTGGCCGAGGCCGAAGCCAAGAGCGGTCGCGCGGCGTCGGCCGATGCGCGTTTCGAGAGCCTGCTGCGCCAGACCCCGACCAACCGCGCCGTCGTGCTCACCTACGCCGATGTCCTGGCCGAGCGCAACACCGCGGAGGCCGGCAAGCGTGCCCAGGCCATCCTGCGCCCGCTGCTGGGCAGCTCCGCCAACGACGCGATCTTCCAGCGTCTGTTCGCGCGGACCTGCGAGATCGCCGGCGACCCGGTCCGTGCCGGCGAGGCCTATGCCGAAGCGGCCTATCTGAACGGTCGCCCGGAACAGGCGCTGGTCCAGCTGAATACGCTGAAGCGTCGCGCGGACCTGGACTACTACGCCCGCGCCCGGATCGAGGCGCGCATCGCCGCGATCACGCCGACGGTGCTGGAACTCAAGCGCCAGGGCGTGCGCGACGAGGAACTGGGACGGCGCTGA
- the phoR gene encoding phosphate regulon sensor histidine kinase PhoR: MPPRARSAWFRTLGQLALILATAAVVGLLIGYPWPVVTLAALGVVAWHYWRLRHVLLRLTARQRLQPPLGEGIWNELDRLLHRSQQEMRARKKRLIEMLRAYRAAAAAMPDAIVVVERNSQRIQWFNESATGLLQLRYPRDIGAPLAQRLQPLQLSHWLASGRNAETLEVASPWLPAATLSLRLIPYSDDLWMLVARDVSRLLQLEQMRRDFVANVSHELRTPLTVVHGYLDMLDPDEHPDWAPMLAEMQRQSQRMTQLVEDLLMLSRLESQESLPGEETVAMAPMLATLRREAVALSQGRHEVILEDAAGVDLWGSNKELHSAFSNLVSNAVRYTPAGGTIRIRFRPEDKGVVLEVVDSGYGIPPAHLPRITERFYRVSTSRSRESGGTGLGLSIVKHVLNLHQARLEITSEVGRGSTFSCHFGAERVRPREDFAHSLEALP; this comes from the coding sequence ATGCCCCCTCGCGCCCGTTCCGCCTGGTTCCGCACCCTTGGCCAGCTTGCCCTGATCCTGGCGACGGCCGCGGTCGTGGGCCTGTTGATCGGGTACCCCTGGCCGGTAGTGACGCTGGCCGCCCTGGGCGTGGTCGCCTGGCACTACTGGCGCCTGCGCCATGTGCTGTTGCGCCTGACCGCGCGCCAACGCCTGCAACCGCCGCTGGGCGAAGGCATCTGGAACGAGCTGGACCGCCTGCTCCACCGCAGCCAGCAGGAAATGCGGGCCCGCAAGAAGCGCCTGATCGAGATGCTGCGCGCCTACCGCGCCGCGGCCGCCGCCATGCCCGACGCGATCGTCGTGGTCGAACGCAACAGCCAGCGGATCCAGTGGTTCAACGAATCGGCCACCGGCCTGCTGCAGCTGCGCTACCCGCGCGACATCGGCGCGCCGCTCGCACAACGCCTGCAACCGCTGCAGCTTTCACACTGGCTGGCATCGGGCCGCAACGCGGAGACGCTGGAAGTCGCCTCGCCATGGCTTCCGGCCGCCACGCTCAGCCTGCGCCTGATCCCGTACTCGGACGACCTGTGGATGCTGGTCGCGCGCGACGTCAGCCGCCTGTTGCAACTGGAACAGATGCGCCGCGACTTCGTCGCCAACGTGTCGCACGAACTGCGCACGCCACTGACGGTCGTGCACGGCTACCTCGACATGCTCGACCCGGACGAGCATCCCGACTGGGCACCGATGCTGGCCGAGATGCAGCGCCAATCGCAGCGCATGACGCAGCTGGTCGAGGACCTGCTGATGCTCTCGCGCCTGGAATCGCAGGAAAGCCTGCCGGGCGAGGAAACCGTGGCGATGGCGCCGATGCTGGCGACGCTGCGCCGTGAAGCGGTCGCCCTCAGCCAGGGCCGTCATGAAGTGATCCTTGAGGACGCGGCGGGCGTGGACCTGTGGGGCTCCAACAAGGAACTGCACAGCGCGTTCTCCAATCTGGTCAGCAATGCCGTGCGCTACACGCCGGCGGGCGGCACCATCCGCATCCGCTTCCGTCCCGAGGACAAGGGCGTGGTGCTGGAGGTGGTGGACAGCGGTTATGGCATCCCGCCCGCGCATCTGCCGCGCATCACCGAGCGCTTCTACCGCGTTTCGACCAGCCGCTCGCGCGAAAGCGGTGGCACCGGCCTGGGGCTGTCCATCGTCAAGCACGTGCTGAACCTGCACCAGGCAAGGCTGGAGATCACCAGCGAAGTCGGGCGCGGCAGTACCTTTTCCTGTCATTTCGGCGCCGAACGCGTGCGCCCGCGCGAGGATTTCGCGCACTCCCTGGAGGCTTTGCCATGA